attaatttctttcaGTTATTGATTTTATTGTATCATAATTTCATGGTTTACATATAGGATTGAACAATTGAAATAAAATCAATTTACCCGTattcaatttaaaattaattttaaaaaaggaaTTAACTCAGGAGTTGGTGTAACAGTTAACAAGCCTTACAAGCCTGGAGCTGGTGCCGGTCGTGGTATTCATCATCGTAATGGGCATGATAAAGGCGATTTGTTGCACAACAAGGTACACCTACACGGCTCCGCCGCCGCCGCAGGTCATCATGACAACAAGAACCACCGTCATGGTATAAGTAGTGGCACATTAAATTGCGTTTGCCCCTACTTTTATCTTTAccttcttttgtttatttcaatTGTTGTTGGAGTTTCCCTAAATGGAGTTGCCTTAGCTTGTACTGATTTTGCAGCTCTCACAATTTATGTatattactagtgtttttttacccgcgcgttgcacggggaatatgtctattgtatttgatacatcgattcatattttaaattataaatatttaagatgctaagaatgtaagaataatcataataaagatgtagatatttaaagagcacaaattttgaaaaacacagaagataataaaccaaaagctttaatttttgcatatgtgaggtataactgaattttgtttgtgaagatgtatactcgtgttgcataaagggtaatgcttttgtgttttagatatataacaatacataaatatataattattttttaaattattaaaaatacacttaagttatagaaaatgaattttattttttttaactcgtacaaattttcattttcatgtaaaatgtttctccccgtgagatctcgtaactctaatttgttagcactaataaattcatgtcataattttatagtacatatgtattaatattttgtattcctcttacttttcttattatcaaattattatagttatatacttatataaatatacactcttaaaattttgaaaataatactaaagttaattatattaaatttattctattaaaataatatcaattaattagtttagaatataatgatggtataaaaaaagtataatgatactttttatataaaacaaaatctcacgtagatagcattatagtaatttaaaattaaaacatacaattgaaaattatacgcaaatacaaacaacaaccacttttaggtttcagagcagacttaaatgcaaatcatcttactcaatggattctcatttatcagagaaacaaaatcttataaatttcataaatcaatatagaaggggaaattctagtgtttttttacctgCGCGTTGCatggggaatatgtctatcgtatttgatacatcaatcaattatttgattatttaaaatatattaaacaacatatgaaatagaaggatctcaaatgctaagcaaagtggaccaaaagacttgtcatctaagcctgattgagatcaagatgaaatcgtttcacattcttcatgaacatgaaaacaatgacacaaataatagatataaggaatcaccaataaagcaaacgataaacacatattatggaaaaaaaaaggatgtgatagtaacactaatcaggattgtaaaagataaatcataaagtatgacatcattttgtgtttataccaagttatccaagtttgagtcaatattgcaaggtacctacaaaatttatgaaatatatccgaattttttttttggtttgtttgctCTGTCCTGTTTTCTTTCCGGCACTTTCTAGGTTTTCCTATCTTTCTGTCTTTGGGTTTCTTCTGTTTGGTTTTTGTCTGGCTCGATCTTTGGGTGTACTTTCGGGTTTTTTCCGTTGGTTGGTTTGTATTTCCTGCTTAAGAGTTTGCTCTCAAGCCTtttgatattatatatatatatatatatttatctttcaaaaaaaaagtttgacttttttattagtagtttgtcaacactactttagttgcatataataataaaatgtgtaagaaatatatattgattcgtctacttgaaatttgtcttctaaaggagaagagccgaaatatatagggagtttatgatcttttatagtaTATCAAGTAACAATTTTGTGTCTAAGGGTGACGATTGTCCTATTACCACAACGTGATTCCACCCTTAgtacattcattaaaaaattattctttttttgaaaatggaagaaatagcacgtgattctttttcaaaaaattcaacgtgtcaatacattagataacaactgtgattctgttacatatttaatttaaaaaaaaaaagtgattattaaacaatagatgaaatagaagagtatgaaatgctaaggaaagtggacaaaaaagaatcacaaataaagtagatgataaatacatattaatcatggaaaaaaaaaagaacgtgatagtagcacaaatctgaattgtgaaagataaatcataaagtatgacctcattttttttatttcaagtcatccatgtttgagccaatattgcagggtgcctacaaaatttaagatatatatcagactttgtacatacttgttttaatcaataaagaattatttcattgtaagggaaaatagaacgaaccttaaaccgacaaTAATATTTTTGCATCAGATGTTCATCAACTTATAAGATGTCATAGACATCATCTTAACAATGAAATAAAGTTAGGTCACTTAGAAGTcagtttgtattaaaaaaactattaagataaaaaattaaactaaccactcatatgttctcaaaaacttcttggTAGACAACATTGCGCTTGGAGTTTGAAACTACCCCTTGTTTATCCCCTAGTTTTTtttactcgtgcgttgcacgacaaattgattgttggagttgacattaataaaaaatataacaaaatgtgATGAGTATAGAGAAATACGTGTGGTATAGAGTAAATTATATAAGTTGTTTGTATGAGAGCTGTGATAGTAGAGAAAGAATGACGTAGATTCTCTCTCATCGTTGGGTTAAATAGAGAATAAGAGATGGAATTAGTTTGCCATGAATcgacatttaaataaaaataaaaatatcaaaatataaaaacaatgataggcttaataaattaataagattactccctcccaataaccaaaaaaattaataagattacaattggaaagctaaaaaaattgatcaaactttgttctatgtctactcaaaatgagaagattgaaaaaatacattggacccacaaaatctgcccctttatctctcatcccttgccaatcaaacacactaactcttatctctctctcctctatttctctcttctctttcactaccatatcaaacaaagcattagaagacctagttgaatagtttagcaaggctataacaaaatggcataggagttcttggaaaataattttaaaatttctttaaattatttttcaaatcttatccaatatagcttttgtttgaaagtaacatatccacttcattagcattctttgtgtgcaatcaccctcctctctctctctgtctctctattctcctgcctacaactcatttccttcttctagcttctcataccttatttcaagtagtgccttgatttctttaaggcatttgattcaaattagcctaattgaaccaaccaaaacacataaagaataaaattaaaaatagacacataagtagcttcaaaccaatacattaatcttatgaatcaaatgctagacataaagaacttttaactaaaaggattcattctcctacctcagaaattaaaagcattaagccacatgtttttccttcccaaactcTATCTCGAGCCTTTAATGTACTTCaacaattcttctctaatttttttttgaaatctcctgcattcttcattcCTTAGCATAGTCTgagaaaacaaatcataatatGTCTTAGATCAAGAAAATCATTTCAACCTACAATATTATATCAAGAAACTGATTTTGGAGCAACACGCGTAGGTAGATTGGCGGAACCATCACCTATAACCCGAGTCAAAATAAGATTAGACATAAACAAAACTATGCaaagaaggaatttgaagaggaaaaGGGAGAATGCTCACCACTTTTTCCGGCCAGCTCTCCAATTGAGTCATGGAACGTGACAAAGAGGGGAGTCGAAGCCATCattataaatttagtaaggagtagtagtaaatcttctttcaaaatataatttatttaaatcttagataattagggaaaatcttttaaaattcaggtttcaagataaaatagcacaacataagagaggctatctaacaaattgacaataaaaacaaaacaaaatctttaaaaaatatttaataaaaatacgataaaaattcggattttttttagagtattaattaatttaagataaaaataaacaacctaaatcctaattgatttatactctaaaaataactctaaaatataataaaatatttcctgtagaatcacatacaaaggagaataaaaaaacataaaaaacaaataaaaatattgcaaaattccatatagaatattaaatggactcaccatccatggcttccaaagaatctcttttggtggaatatctataaaaaaaacttgaagaaaagaatttgaaattagcatggcaagtgatgaacgaaattgaccttgaagtcaaacatgagtgaatgaaagttaaaggtaaagtaaaataaaattgaaaaaaaccataacatattatgcaagcaaaggaagaaaataatttgaaacctccatctgcaaccttcccaatcagtccaaggcagcaaatcggagggatgcgattgcaagtcgatggcaaagtggttccgttgagagatgagacgattttgtgggggtggttccgttcagtggagaaatgagatgaaaattgcatcgaggagatgaattccatggaggagatagtggaggtaggcagggttttaagaggatttttgctgatgggatgtattgttgatttaaatcacttatcacatattttatattaagataaaatcatgaaataaacaacataaatcctaatcaaatctaaaattaaaaaatgtaccaaataaatatagataaaaactatcaaaatctagcaaatcacaataaaaactcataaaatcaggaattaattaaaaatccgaaaattcaataaaaataccataaaaaaagaaataataatataaattaagataaaatacagaaataaacaacataaatcctaatcaaatctaaaatttaaaaatgtactaaataaaaatagataaaaactatcaaaatctagcaaatcacaataaaaactcataaaatccggaattaattaaaaatccgaaaattcaataaaaataccataaaaatgaattaatactctaaaaataaataaaaaataaattaagataaaatcaagaaataaaaaacctaaatcctaatcaaatctaaaatttaaaaatgtatttttttattaatgagaaataaggtaaggaaaaatcagggcacatgtggcaagtggggccaaggataaatagcttacatgtaaaatattaggtgagaattaatctgggagcgacacgtcattaacttggcatgtgagagcgacacgtcatgctagaagttgttcttttctaatatatataaaatttaaaaatgttctaaataaatatagataaaaactatcaaaatctagcaaatcacaataaaaactcataaaatccgaaattaattaaaaatccgaaaattcaataaaaataccataaaaaataattaatactctaaaaataaataataatataaattaagataaaatacaaaaataaacaacataaaccctaatcaaatctaaaattaaaaaatgtactaaataaaaatagataaaaactatcaaaatctagcaaatcacaataaaaactcataaaatccggaattaattaaaaatccgaaaattcaataaaaatactataaaaattaattaatactctaaaaataaatcaaaaataaattaagataaaatcaagaaataaaaaacctaaatcctaatcaaatctaaaatttaaaaatgtatttttttattaaggagaaataaggtaagtaaaaatcagggcacatgtggcaagtgggaccaaggagaaagagcttacatgtaaaatattaggtgagaattaatctgggagcgacacgtcactaacttggcatgtgagagcgacacgtcatgttagaagttgttcttttctaatatatataaaatttaaaaatgttctaaataaatatagataaaaactatcaaaatctagcaaatcacaataaaaaatcttaaaatccgaaattaattaaaaatccgaaaattcaataaaaataccataaaaaataattaatactctaaaaataaataataatataaattaagataaaatacaaaaataaacaacataaaccctaatcaaatctaaaatttaaaaatgtactaaataaaaatagataaaaactatcaaaatctagcaaatcacaataaaaactcataaaatccggaattaattaaaaatccgaaaattcaataaaaataccataaaaattaattaatactctaaaaataaatcaaaaataaattaagataaaatcaagaaataaaaaacctaaatcctaatcaaatctaaaatttaaaaatgtatttttttattaaggagaaataaggtaagtaaaaatcagggcacatgtggcaagtggggccaaggagaaagagcttacatgtaaaatgttatgtgagaattaatctgggagcgacacgtcactaacttggcctgtgagagcgacacgtcatgctagaagttgttcttttctaatatatatagatatagatgttGTATGATACGAGAAAGTTGTGCCCATTTCCTAATATTGTGGGTCAATTAGTTTTTTCTATATAAGAAAATCTCAATATTACAAATTAACTTATTGTTACTTTCGTTAGTTGGTAGTTGTTTTCcgataaagaaaaaaagagttaaTCGGTAGTTAATGTATGATGTATTGAGATGTATTTTCTATCATACATactactagaaattaaacccgtgcgttgcacgggtttttttaaaatagtaatttttaattgtgatatttaaatttatgtagagataaaaaaatgtaaatggaAGAAGCTTTGGAATATCAAAATacatattaattataattatattgaagaagTTCATTAAAACTTTATTATGCACTACATTTTTAGTATATTGTGCATATTTTTCATCTTTCTCAACAATAAGTATATTCAATTTGGTGGTGTTACTCTAGAAAACACAAGGTGATAACTTTACATAGTTAGTTATCACTGATATAATTTAGtttttcttaattatatttataattactatatttatcaaatattaaaatttaaaatgcttAACTATTGATTTTTTTGACAAATCATTAAGTAAATGAAGCATTAGAAAAATACATAATAGAATTAGAAAACAACAGAAGccctaatcaaataaaaaaagcgGAAAAATCCTCAATCCAGTGGTGGTGAGGCAGCCATGTGAGGCATCTTGTAAAGCATGCAACTATTTGGAAGAAAAGTGTTACATGGAAGGAGAACTGAATTGCACAAGCACAATCGACTGGAATCAAAGTGCGCATCATTTGCATCGAAGGATCCGTCTCCCATGACACCACCCACGTCGTTATCGCTTTGCTCCTCTTCATCGAATCCAAAAACCCTTCCAAACCCATCAACATGTACCTCAAATACCTTGATGGCACCATCATTGTCAGTTCCCTCTGCATCCATGTTAAGTTTCTCTATTCCTATTTTCCCTCAGTCTCATTTCTTACAACCCATTTTGCTAAATCCCAGATAAACCTTCATTTTCAATGTTCTGATGTGTAAATGCCACGGTTTTGTACCCTTTATATAGTTAGTTTCTTACTTATTGAGAACATAGTTGAAAAATGTGCTTTAATAACTTCCCTTGTCAAAATTAAATGTGCCATTATTGTAACAATTTCTTTCACTCCATTATCTTAAAAACATAAACTCAACTAAAGTTTCTAGCTACGTTATCATTTTCTACTCTTAATTTTAGCAGGTGTAGTCAGTGTAAGGATGCTAcctcttttcttattttttccaGTTCCCATATTTTGGAAAGTTAAGAAAAACAACTCATATTTTAGGTGGTTGAAGAGacatattaaaaagaaaaagtaactTGTTAGTTTCTGTTTTTCTACTTTGCTAGGTGTGCTTGATGCCACCATCTGATGTACTGGATCttcctttaatttcttttatacaatttggattttcaaaaaaaaaaaagtaactacTTTTGGGTTTGGGGCGTTGAGACCGCATGGTTTTCTAATTTTATGCCAGTGGCAATCCAAGCAAGTATCTTCAGTACTTATGTAATTGGAGCCAATTTGAAGTCATATTTTTCAATTGATTGAAATCTTTAAAATTTGTTTCCTATTCTCTATAATAATTGTTCATTCATTTTATGGTCACTGTAGTTATTTATAGATCCAGATTTGGTGCTAGGGAACATTTTGAGTGGTACGTACTTCCAAATTTGGCCAATGATGTGTTGGTGGCATGAAGATCGAAGTTCTTTTAAAGTCACTTAGACCAACTTCTAAAGTATATTCTATGTTGTTGGACATTTGCTCTCTTTGATGGATTGAATTGGGTTGCTATTTTTTTGtccattttttttaaaggaaaaattCATATATAATAGCACAACGGGTGCTATACCCAAGTACAAATAGGTTAAACAATAAAGAGTAACCAAGCCACTTAGCCATAATGACAAATATGTAGgacaatattgaggagtgaaagattccTATTCTTATGAAATCCTAAGTGAAGAGTACAGTGATGTATTATATTTTACACTTACAAATTCAGTGATCATAGAAATTTCAGGGGTTCACATTTTGTTGTTGGCTGGAAAGGTAACTTGGCAAAAGTTTCCTTTCTGTTAGGTGTTgtgtattagtttttttttttttatgttaatgAGTTGTGTCACATAGATACACAAATGATGATGTATTTGAATGATTCAATTGGATGAACAAAATAgtatagaaaagcataagagAGACTATAAAGTAGTTAACTACCTGATGAAGCAGCAAacacaaattttttttccaaccCTTAGCCTTGCAATGATTGTCCTGTAGAGAAAGTTTTTTCTAGTACCTCCATGTCGTAAACAAAGTAGAGCCCTGCAGTATTGGCGGTTACCGCGTTTATAACATGATTGTATATTTCTCTTTGTTGCTCATTTAGTAATGAGTGACATCTTTCGTGCTTCTCTTCTCTAATAAGTGTGTTGTCCAATGTTTCTATTGCTGAGTTCTGGCAAATGCAATggaattccatcaaaatc
This portion of the Lotus japonicus ecotype B-129 chromosome 3, LjGifu_v1.2 genome encodes:
- the LOC130747134 gene encoding uncharacterized protein LOC130747134, whose translation is MLWDDMRKQVVLFYFVVLFHHHLLLPVDSEHQRNSSHAVNKPYKPGAGAGRGIHHRNGHDKGDLLHNKVHLHGSAAAAGHHDNKNHRHGISSGTLNCVCPYFYLYLLLFISIVVGVSLNGVALACTDFAALTIYVYY